The DNA segment GGAGCGGCCGATGTTGCCGAAGAGGCGCTGCTGCTGGTCGGGCGTCATCAGCCGGAACAGGTTTCCAGCCTGCGTGAAGTCGTCGTTGCCGAGGCGGTGATTGTGGCGGTCCGCTTCGCCCGTGAGCTTCAGCGGCGGCTCGGCCGCGGCGGGACACTCCTTCGGACCGTTGAAGGAATTCGGCTCGTAGTTCACGGAGCCGCCGCCGTTGCCGTCGAAGCGCATGGCGCCATCCCGCTGGTAGTGGAACACCGGGCAGCGCGGGGCGTTGACGGGCAGCGCGCCGAAATTGACGCCGATCCGGTAGCGGTGGGCGTCGCCGTAGGAGAAGATGCGCGCCTGGAGCATCTTGTCGGGCGAGTGGCCGATGCCCGGGACGACGTTCGCCGGCGTGAAGGCGGCCTGCTCGACCTCGGCAAAATAGTTCTGCGGGTTGCGGTTCAGCTCGAGGATGCCGACCTCGATCAGCGGGTAGTCGGCGTGCGGCCAGACCTTCGTGAGATCGAACGGGTTCACGTGATAGGTCTCGGCGTCCTTCTCCGGCATGAGCTGCACGCAGAAGCGCCAGCGCGGGAAGTTGCCCTTGGCGATCGCGTGGAACAGGTCGGCCTGGGCGGACTCGCGGTCGCGGCCGACGAGGTCGGCGGCCTCCTGGTCGGTGTAATACGTGACGCCCTGGAGCGACTTGAAGTGGAACTTTACCCAGTAGCGTTCGCCGATGGCGTTGATGAACGAGTAGGTGTGCGAGCCGAAGCCGTGCATCTCGCGGAAGTTCCGTGGCAGGCCGCGGTCGCTCATGAGGATTGTCACCTGGTGGAGCGTTTCCGGGGAGAGCGACCAGAAGTCCCAGGCGGCGGTGGCGCTGCGCAGGTTGGTCTGCGGGTCGCGCTTCTGGGTGTGGATGAAGTCGGGAAACTTGAGCGGGTCGCGGACGAAGAAGACGGGCGTGTTGTTGCCCACGATGTCCCAGTTGCCCTCCTCGGTGTAGATCTTGAGGGCGAAGCCGCGCACGTCGCGCTCGGCATCGGCCGCGCCGCGCTCGCCGGCGACGGTGGAGAACCGGAGGAACACCTCGGCCTGCTTGCCGACCTGGCTGAAGAGCCTGGCGCGCGAGTAGCGGGAAATGTCCTGCGTGATCGTGAGGGTGCCGTAGGCGCCGGAGCCCTTGGCGTGCACGACGCGCTCGGGGATGCGCTCGCGGTTGAAGTTGGCGAGCTTCTCGAGGAGGTGGAAGTCCTGCAGCAGCACCGGACCGCGCGGGCCGGCGGTGAGGGAATTCTGGTTGTCGGCGACGGGGGCGCCAGAGGTGGTGGTGAGGTGCATGAAAGGGAGTGGGGAGTGGGAACAGGCCCGGGCCAGTCGGCCGGAGCGGGGCGAGACTAACAGCTTGAGCGATAGGCGTGAAATATTACTTTCCACTCTCAGTAATAGGGACCGTCTATGGAGCTCCACCAACTGCGCTACTTCCTCGCCGTCACCCGCACGCACAATTTCTGCCGCGCGGCGGACCAGTGCCACGTGGCGCAGCCATCGCTCAGCCAGCAGATCATGAAGCTGGAGGACGAACTCGGGGAGCGGCTCTTTGAGCGCACCAAGCGGGAGGTGCGGCTGACCGCGGCCGGCGAGCTGCTGCGCGAGCATGCCGAGCGGGTGCTGGAGGAGGTGGAGCTGGCGCGCGACAAGGTGCGGGAGGTGAGGGGGCTGGTCCGGGGGCGGGTGGCGCTGGGCGCGCTGCCGACGGTGGCGCCGTATTTCCTGCCGCCGCGGTTGCGCGAGTTTTCGCGCCGGCATCCGGGCATCGAGATCGAGGTGCACGAGGACACGACGGCGCAGCTGGCGGCGGCGGTCCTGGCGAAGGAGATCGACGTCGCCGTGGTCAGCCTGCCGATCGAGCGCGCGGGCCTCGTCGCCGAGGAGCTCTTCACCGAGGACCTGCTGGTGGCGCTGCCGCGACGGCACGCGCTGGCGACGCGGCGGGAACTGCAGGTGGACGACCTGGAGAAGGAGACGTTTATCCTGCTGAAGGAGGGCCACTGTCTCGCGGGGCAGGCGCTGCAATTCTGCCGGCTGAGCGGCTTCTCGCCGCAGGTAAGCTTCCGTACCGCGCAGATCGAGACGATCCTGTGTTTCGTGGCGGCGGGCTGGGGCATCTCGATCGTCCCCCGCATGGCCTGCGCCGGCCGGGCGCGGGGCATCGTGTACCGGCCGGTGGCGGGGCTGACGCGGCCGATCGGGGTGATCCACCGCGAAGGCCGGCCGCTGACGCACGCGGCGCGGGCGCTGGTGGCGTTTTTCCGGGAGCGGCTGGAGGAGACTCCGGCCGGGCGGTCGACGCGGGCGATCGAGCCGCGGACGGCGGGGCGGCGGGAGCGCCCGGCGCGGGCCCGGTGACGTCGGGCCGGGGCGGCGGCCCCTGATTCGGCCCGGCGACCGCGTTCAGGGTGTACCAGCATAAAAATTACGCGTGCCACCCGGAGGCCGTTTCGCAGCGTGGTCGCCATGCTTTCCCGTTTCTCCCGCTTCGGCGCGGTCTTCGTTTGCATCTGCGCGCTGATCGCCCGGGCAGTCGCTGCCACGGCCACGGTCGTCGTGCTGCACACGAACGATCTGCACGACCACGTGCGGTCCGGCCAGGACCAGCAGGGCGGGCTGCCTTGGATCTCCGCCTATGTGAAGCAGCTCCGCGCGGAACGTTCCGACGTGATCCTTCTCGATGCCGGCGACGTATCCGAAAAGGGCGATATGGTCTCAGCCCGCACGGACAGCGTCATCATGTACGAGGCCATGCGGCGCATCGGCTACGACGCGGTGACGATCGGGAACCACGACTGCGACGTCGGCTTCGACCGCGCCCGCAAGTACCAGGAGGCGCTGGGCCAGGCCTTTCTGAACTGCAGCCTTTTCAATCCCGACGGCACCGCCGCGTTTGCGCCGACGCGCATCCTGACCGTGGGCCAGCTCAAGATCGGGATCATCGGCGCGATGACGCCGTGGAAACGCGATTCGCTGAACGAAGCGGAGATCGGCGCCGCCATACATCGGCACGCGCTCGAACTGCGGCCCAAGGTGCAATTGCTGATCGCGCTCTGTCATGAGGGCTCGAAGGTCTGCACCAAGTGGTCGCGGCAGGCGCCCGAGGTCGACGTTTTCGTGAGCGCCCACACGCACGAACTGCTCGAGCATCCGGTGATCGTGCCGGGCACCGGCGCGCGCATCGTGCAGGCCGGCCGCTATGGCCAGCACGTCGGCCGGCTCGACCTCACGGTCGACCTCGAGCAGCGGAAGATCGTCGCGGCGCGGGACGAGATCGTGCCGCTGCCGCATGCAACCTCTCCGGTTGACGCCGCCATGCTCGCCTGGGTGCGGGCGCGGGAGCAGAAGGTCTGCCCCGAGGCCGCGCGCATGCTGGTGGAGCACAATGCGGATCATCTGGCCGCCGCGAAGGTCGCGGCGCTCGGCGCCGAGGCGGTGCGGCGGGCGGCCAAGGCCGACCTCGGCTTTTGCGGCGCCGAACGCGGGGTGCGCAGCCCGATCTATCCCGGCCCGCTCGACGTGAACGCGGTGTTCTGCTCGGTCGGGATGGGGGGCGAACTCATGGCGGCCGAGCTGACCGGCGCGGAGATCACCGCGTATCTGACCTCGCTGCAGCAACGCGACCAGGAGCAGACCAATTGGGCGGGGTTCAAGGCCAAGCGCGGCAAGGGGGGCGCGTGGACGACCAACCTGGAGCCGGCGAAAAAGTACCGCGTCGCCTTCAGCAAGCTCGAATGGAACACCCGCTTCCTGCGCGCCGTGGATCGCGAACGCGCGGCGGACAGCCCCGCGACGCATCCGCTGCTCGCCCGCAAGTTCAAGGCCAAGGCGGGCAAGACCGACCTCACCCTCGCCCTCTCCGACTACATTGCGGGATTGAATTCCGCCCACACCAGCCTCGCACGACGTGCCGAGGAGCTGGTGGCCGCCGGGAAGCTGGACTGAGGACGTCGTCCAGTCTTTCTCGTACTCTTCCTCTTTCTCTTACTCTCGGGCGCCGGCGCCAACGGCGCGGGCGTCTGCGTGGGGAGAGTAAGAGAAAGAGGAAGAGTAAGAGAAAGAGGCCGTCGACTCTCCCCGCGTTAGCTGAACCGCAAGCGGTCCTGCAGTTCGCGCAGGCCGCGGGTGAGCGGGAGGCGGGTGCCATCGGTGAGGACGACGACGTGCTCGTTGTTGAAGGCGGGCTCGACCTGGCGGATGCGGTCGAGATTCACCATCGCGGAGCGGCTCAGCCGCAGGAACTCTTTGGGCGAAAGCTGCGACTCGAGCGCGGTGAGCGTCTCCCGCAGCACGTGGTTTTCGCGACCAGCGTGGATCACGATGTAGTTGCCGGAGGCCTCCAGCCAGTCGATCTCCGAGGTCTTCACGAAACGTACGCGGTCGCGGTCGCGCACGGCCAGGCGCGTCACGTGGGTCGCGGGCGCCTCGCTCCGCGTCTCGAGCAGGCTCAGCAACTGGCGCGTGATCGCCTCCGGCTGCCGGTGGGAGAGCTGTTCGCGCGCGCGGGCGACGGCCGCCTTGAAGCGCGCGGGCTTGAAGGGCTTCAGCAGGTAATCGAGCGCCTGAGCCTCGAAGGCACGCACCGCGTGCTCGTCGAAGGCGGTGGTGAAAATCACGAGCGGGAGCGGCGTACCCAGCGCGCGCAGGACCGCAAACCCGTCCATCTCCGGCATCTGCACGTCGAGAAACAGCAGGTCGGGCGCCTGGCGCCGGCAGGCCGCGACGGCCTCGGGGCCGTTGGCGCATTCCGCGAGCAGCGTGATGTCAGGCTCGGCCGCCAGCAGGGTGCGGACCCGTTCGCGGGCCAGGGGTTCGTCGTCAACGAGGATGGCGGTGAGGTTCATGCGGCGGGTGAGGGACGGGCGACGGGGGCGTCAGGTCTGGGCGGGCGGGACGTCGGCCGTCGGGGCGGGGGGCGTGGTGCTGAAGGGCAGCGTGATCTCCACCTCCACGCCGCCGCCGGCGGGCGTCGAGATGACGAGTTGGGCGGCGTCGCCGTGCAGGGCCTGCAGGCGGGCCTCGGTATTGCTGATGCCGATACCGCGGCGCGAGGCGGAGCCGGTCTGGCCGAGGCCGACGCCATCATCCCGGACCGAGAGGTGCAGGCGTTCACCCACGCGGCGGGCTTGGACCGTGATGGTACCGGGCGCGAGGCGCGGCTCGATCCCGTGGCGGATGGCGTTCTCGACGAGCGGCTGCAGGACGAAGGTCGGCACGAGTGCGGCGGCGGTATCGGGCGCGATCTCGCGGACGAGGCGCAGGCGGTCGCCGAGGCGCGTTTGTTCGATGGCGAGGTAGCGACCGAGCAGCTCGAGTTCGCGCGCGAGCGGCACCTGGTGGTCGGTGGTCTGCAGCGAAAGCCGGAGGAGGTCGCTCAGGTCGCCGATGAGGTTGTCGGCGGCGTCGGCGTCGCGATGCACCAGGGTGGAGATCGCGTTGAGCGTGTTGAAGAGGAAGTGCGGTTGGAGCTGGAGCCGGAGGGCGTCGAGCTTCGCCCGATTGAGCCCCGCGGCGAGGGCGGCGGCATGGCGGTCGCGTTCCTGGGCGCGGCGGTAGAAGGCGAGGGCGTGCGCGGCGGCGACGATGATGAGGTAGATCGCGGCGTCGACGTTGGCGCGGCGGCCACCGGGGCCGATGACGAGGCGCCAGAACGTGAGGCGCTGGCCAAAGCGCTCGGGCGGCATGCCGGGCCCGAAGAGGCGCAGGCCCTCGGGCGGTGGGCCCCCGGGACCGGCGTCGCCCTCCGGGCGAAACGGGGGCGCGGAGGGGGTGTCATCGCCCACGAGTGGACCGGCGGGGCGGGCGGCGTCGGCGCGATTCTCGGACGTGTCTGGGCGGGCGACGTCGGTCGCCTTGTTCGCAGACGTGATCGTCGCGTTGCCGGCGGGGGCCGGATTGCCGGGCACAGCGGGCGCCGGGGCGCGGCCGGAGATCACGAGCCCGCGCTCGCGGGGCCAGAACCGCTGGTCACCGAAGCGGCGCGGCGGGCGCTGCATGAAGGTGAACGTGGATGACATCCAGAGGATGAGGGAGACGCAGGCGATGGCGCCAAGCGCGTGGGCCGGGATGCTCCGGCGCAGGTGGCCGCGCTCGATCGGGAAGCGGTGCGAATACCAGACGACGATCGGGGTGAGGAGCGCCCAGGGCAGCCAGTTGGCCGCAGCGAACCGCAACGCTTCCGGCCACTCCTCAAACCCGCCGAACGTGACCTGGGCGGCGGACGCCACGGTGAGCGCGATCCAGACCAGGGCCTGGAGAACGAACGGGACCGCCAGCTTGAGCGGGCGTCTGGGCGTGGGCGACTCCACACGGGGTGATTTGGGTCGGGCGCGAAGTGAGTTCAATGGCGAACTCGAATCAGGCCCGGAAGCCGTCCCCGGGACAACAGGGGTGGGACGAACCGGCCGGAACGCGCCGCGGCCGGGCGGATGCCGGGGACCAAACGGAAACTGGCGCCGCCGGTTTGCCGGAGGGTGCCGTGAACGAGGCCGGAAGGGAGTAAGAGAAAGAGGAAGAGTAAGAGAAAGAGTGGGCGGGCCGGCCCCCAATCCCGCCGGGAAAACGGGCAGGACACAGAGGCCACCAAGAGCGGAGGAGGGACACGGAGCGGAGCTGGCCGGTTTGCCTCCGTGTCCTCCTCCGGCCTCGATGAGCGCTGTGACGAGAACGCCTTCGGAGTGAAAGTGAAAGTGAGAGTGAAGGTGAGCCGCTAAGTGGCACGGGCTTCAATCCCTCCAGGCGGAGCACGGAGGTCACCGAGATCGGATGAGGGCACGGAGCGAAACCTCAGGTTCTCCTCGGTGTCCTCCTCCGGCCTCGGTGAGCTCCGTGACGAGACAGAAAGAGAACGAGAACGAGAACGAGAACGAGAACGGTGGCGCCGGCTAGGAAAAGGGTGGCGCGGCCTCAATCCCTCAATCCCTCGCCAAACCGGTGCTGGGCGGCGGCGTGGCGGCGGTGGATGTCGATGTAGGTTTCGTCGACGAGTTGGTCGATGGCAGCGGCGGCCGGAAACGCGGCCGAGAAACCGGGCGCGTGCAGGTCGAGGGCGAGCCGGGCAACGGCGAGGAAGTCGCGGATGAGCTCGCGCGGGTCCTCGTCGCCGACGGCGATGCGAATCGTGGTGGGCGCGATGCCGGCGGCGTGGAGCGCCTCGGGCGAGAGTTCGCTGTGGGACGTGAGCGCGGGGCAGAGCACCACGGTGTTGCCCTGGCCGAGCGTCACCTGGTGGCCGAACATCGGCGAGAGGGAGTCGAAGAACCGCTCGAACGTGAGCCGGTCGAGGCCGGCGGATTCGAAGTCGATCGTGAAGAGCGGGGCGGGCAGCCCGAGGTAGCTGAGTTGCGCGCAGACCGGCGCGCTGGGGTCGCACGGGTTGGCGGGACCGTTGACGCGGATCTTGGGGTGGGCGGCGAGCCAGCGGGAAAGGACGAGGGTGTTGATGCACTTCTTCAGCATGCGCAGCTCGAGCGTCTTCATGCCGGTGAGCACCTCGTAGGCTTTGTCGGCGTCGAGGAAGGCACCCTTGATGTAGTATACATTCCAGAAGAGCGTGTGCTCCCAGCCGGGCTCGCCCTTGGGCAGGAACATGTCGGCGTTGCGGCCGATGACCACGCCGGCGGTGGTGTTGCCGCTGCCCGTGAGGTCCTTGGTGTAGCTGTGGATGACGAAGTCGGGGCGCTCAACGACGTCGGCGCGCTGGAGCGGGCGCACGAGGAAGGGCGTGCCGACCGTCGCGTCGAGCATGACCGTCAGTCCGGCGGCGTGGGCGTGCCGGCAGATGGCGGGAACATCGAGGAAGCGGCCGTGCGGGTTGCACGGGCTTTCGAGGAAGACATAGATCGCCCGCCCGGCGGCGAGCCGGCCGGCGTGGCGCGCCTGGGCGGCGGCGAGCGCGGCGCCGAAGTCGGCCGCGGTGGCGCCGTCAAAGAACTCGACGGCGACGTTGAGGTTGGAGGCCTTGGCGTACCAGTCATGGAGCAGTTGATACGTGCCGCCGTACACGTTGCGCGAGGTGAGGATGATGTCCTCGTAGCCGACGAGGTGGGACAGGATCGTGTCGATCGCGGCCATGCCGCTGTTGAAGTTCCACGCCAGGTACTCGGGCGCGAGCGGGCCGGCCTCGACGTCGACGATGTGATTGGCGAGCGAGATCGAGGTCGGATTCAGCAGCCGGGAGTAGATTTCATGGAGGAACTCGCGACCGTGAAATGCGTCGTCGATCCACTCGGTGCAGGCGAAGATGTAGGTGGCGGTGCGGGTGATGACCGGGTTGGCGGAGAAGAGCGCCGCGACGTTGTCGAAAGTCGGATACGGTCCCTTGGCGAGCGTGGTGGCGGTGGAGTGGCCAAGGGACTGGTGGACGGCGCGGGTCGGGTTCTGCAGCAGGTCGAGGAGCTTCGCCAACTGGAAGGCGACAAATTTCTTGGCGTTGAACAGCGCGAGCCGGTCCCCGCGCGGCAGGGTGGCGAGGGTGCGGGTGGTGGCCTGCCACAGCTCGTCGAGGTCGCCGTGCGCGGTGTAGAGCTTTTCCGCCAGCCGCTGCAGCGGGGCGCCGACGGGCGACGCCGGATCGAGGTGGAAGTGGGCAAGCTGCTCGGCCGCGAGCTCGGCCGGCGAGGTGGCGGTGGTGGTGCGCCGGCGCGGCGACAGCAGTTGGCCGACGGGGGCGGGCGACGCAGGGGCGGCAGGCGACAGTGGGGTGGGGTTGCGCATGGCCGGAGCCTGGCCAACCGGCGCGCGGACGGCAAACCCGCCCGTGCGGCCGCAGGCCGGATTACGCCAACCGAAGGAGTCGGCGCGCGCGACACCCTGGCCCACGCGGTGGCGCCCGGCGCTCAGCGCACGCGCTCGATGGACGTGAGGTGGTCGTCGGCGAACGTGAGGCGCAAGCGGTAGGGCACGAGGTGTGGGAACGCCTTCTCGTCGACCGGCTCGGTGATGATCTCGTTGCCGCGCTTCACCGGGTTGTAAACGACCCGCTGCCGGAACCCGCCGAAGACGCGCTCATTGGGGCCGACGAGCGGCGGACGGTCGTAGAACCACACCGGGTGGCCGGCGGCGTCGACGGTGGTCTCGGTCGCGCGGCCGAGCGCCATCGTCACCATGGCCGGCGTGTACCCCGGCTCCACCTCGCCCCGGCGGATGGCGGCCTGGGTGGCCGCCGGCAGGGCGGCAAATTCCGCGGCGTGTTCCCGGAGGCGGGCGGGCGTGGACTGGCAGCCGGGGAGCAGCGCGGCGGGGATAAAAACGGCGGCGAGGAGGAAGCGGCGCATGGGGCCAAGGAAACCCGGTTTGCGGTCCGGGGCAACGCGGCCGCCATCCGCCGCGCGCCGCCGGCGGGCGCGAACACCGGGCCGGCCGGTCACTTCCGCGCGTGGGCTTTCTGCGCGGTGATGATGGCGACGGCGGCGACGATGATGGCCGAGGCGACCAGCGTGCGGGAGGTGATTGGTTCGCCGAGCAGCAGCCAGCCGAGGAACACCGCGACGATCGGGTTCACGTACGCGTACGTGGCGACGCGCGCCGGCGGAGCGTGCTTCATCAGCCACACGAAGGTGGAGAACCCGATCAGCGAGCCCACGCCGATGAGGTAAAACAGTGCGAACCAGGCGCGAGGCTCGACGCGGGCGAAGGAGAACGCCGCGAAGTCGCCGTGCCACGCGGCGGTCAGCAGGAGCATCGCGCTGCCGCCCAGCATCTGGAGCGCGGAGGCCATCGCCGGCGTGGCGCCGTGCTTGGCGTGGCGCGAGTAGATCGAGCCGATGCCCCAGCACAGGCAGCCGACGAGGATCGCGAGCACGCCCCCGAGGTGCAGCGCGCCGTGCGCACTCGATTCCCAGGGCGCCGCGAGCCAGGCCACGCCCACAAAGCCGAGCAGCAGTGCTCCCATGGTGATCGCGGAGGGCCGGGAGCCGCCGGGCCAGGCCCACTCGGTGAGCACGATGAAGAGCGGGCCGATCCCGATCAGCAGGGCGGTGATGCCGGAAGGCACGAACTGCTCGGCCCACACGACCGTCCCGTTGCCGCCGAGCAGGAGGAACGTGCCGATGATCGTGTTCGCCCGCCATTGCGTCCGCGTGGGCCAGGCCGCGCCGCGCAGTTTCAGGTAGGTGAACAGGAGCGCGCCCGCGATGAGGAATCGGACGCCCGCCATCAGAAACGGCGGCAGGGTGGCGACGCCCACGCGAATCGCGAGGTAGGTGCTCCCCCAGATCAGGTAGATCGCGGTGAAGGCGAGAATCAGCGCCGAGCGGGCAGGCGCCGCGGGCGCAACCGGTTCGGCCGCGAGGGCGGCCGGGACGGCGGGCCCGGCGGAGGAGGATTCGGCGGAAGACATGACGACGAAATGGGATTAGGAACGAAAACGAAGGCAAAGCCGCGGCCGCAAAGCCGGGGCACAGCGGTGGAACGCCGGGGCGGGAACAGCGCGGCTCGGCCGGTGGCGCCGCGCGGGCATCAGCCCTGCAACTGGCGCTTGGCCAGCTCGCCGATGGTCTGCAGCGCGCGGTCGATCGTGTCGGTCCACGGCATGCCGCAGCTCATGCGCAGGCAGCTCCGGTAGCGGTCCTTGACGGAGAAGAGCGGGCCGGGCGCGGTGTTGATGCGGTGCTTCAGCGCCTCCTGTTGCAGGACGAGCGTGTCGATGCCGTGTGGGAGCTCGACCCACAGGATGAAGCCACCCTCGGGCCGGCTGAACCGCGTGCCCTCCGGGAAGTGGCGCAGCATCGCCTGGGAGAACAGGTGCACCTGGTGGTGATACGCGCGCCGGATCGAGCGCAGGTGGTGGTCATAGCCGCCGTTGCGCAGGAAATCGGACACCGTCTTCTGCAGCACGATCGGCGTGCCGAGCGTGTTGGTGAACTTGAGCCGCCGCACGCGCTCCAGGTATCGCCCCGGCGCGCACCAGCCGACGCGCAGCGAGGGCGCGAGCGTCTTGCCGAACGAGCTGCAGAGCAGCACGCGCCCGTCGGTGTCCCACGCCTTCAGCGGCTTGGGCCGGCGGTCGCCAAAGTGGAGGTCGCCGTAGATGTCATCCTCGATGGCCGGGACGTCGAACTCGGCGAGCAGTTGGTAGAGTTCCTCCTTCTTCGCGTCGGGCATGCAGGAGCCCAGCGGGTTCTGGTAGCTCGGCATCACGAGCAGCGCCTTCACGTCGTTCTGCGCGAGCGCGGCGCGCGTGGCGTCGAGGCAGAGGCCGGTGCGCGGATCGGTGGGAATCTCGAGGACGCGCAGGTTGAGGCTCTGGATCGTCTCGAGAAACCCGAAGTACGCGGGCGTCTCCACCGCCACGGTGTCGCCGGGCTTGGTGACGGCGCGGAGCGAAAGGTTGAGGGCTTCGGCGCAGCCGACGGTGACGACGAGTTCGTCGTGGCCGATGGGGCAGCCGCTCTGCAGGTAGCGCCGGGCAATTTCGCGGGCGAGCGGATCGAAGGCCCAGTTCATCGCGTAGCGGCCGAGCATGGCGGGATCGTTGCGGCCGACCGCGGCGAGGATGCGCGCGAGCTTCTTGGTGGGGAACAGGCTCGAATCCGGGCACGCCGAGCCGAGCGGGACGTAGTTCGGGTCGACGGAAAGCGCGATGAGCTCGGCGGTAAGGTCCTTCACACCGACATAGCTCGGCTTCGCCATCGGCCGCGCCATGCGTGGCTCCGGCGCGCTCGGCAGCCGCGGACGCACGTAGTAGCCGGACTGCGGGCGGGCCTCGATGCAGCCGCGGTTCTCCAGAAGCGTGTACGCCTGGAGCACGGTGGAGATGCTGACGTCGCGCTGCAGCGACATCCGCCGGACGGACGGGAGGCGGTGGCCGGGACGCAGGGTGCCCTGGCTGATGAGTTGTTCAATCGAGCGGGCGAGCTCCACGTAGAGTGGAGCGGGGGCGGGAGCGACGAGCGTTTCGATCATGGCGGCGGGAACACGGTTCAGCATAGGCGAAGGCGCGGCCCGGCGGGAGGATTAGCGCCAAGCGTTTGCCACCGGTACAGTTTTCGAATCGCGGCGTTGTGACCAGCACAAGAAGGCAAATGCGGAATGAAGAATGCAGAATGGCGGCCGGCCGGGTGCGTTGGTGCGTTCAGGACATCCTATCCTTCGGAGGTTCAGGACATCCTATTCTCGGGGGCATGAAAGGTAGGAGGACAGGACGTCCTGAACCTGCGCGGGCGAAACGTCCACGGGGCGCGGGCGGGGCAAGTTGGCCGGACAGTGGGAAGGCGAGCAGGGCGAGTCCATACGCTGGATACCGGCCGCGGCGGGCGCGATCGGGGCCGGCAGCTCCGGGCGCGGGCGCCGCAAGTCTCCTCTGGTGGACGGGTTTCGCGCGTTCGTGGGCGGTCGCGAGCGCGGGCGGGTGGAGCTCGCAAATGCCACGGACTCTCGCCGCCGACGAGGAGGCGCGAGAGGCAAAATCCCTGCGCGGGATGCGCAATGCGGGCTTGAGTTCCGCGAGGGGGATTGGCAGATGGTTTGCACGCAACCAGCCAAATTCCGCGGCACTCTCCGTAGTGTTGCGCGAGCAATAACGCTTACTTCCCCGTGCTAGATCCTCGCATCAAAATCCGCGCCGTCCTGATCGAAGACGAAACGATGTTTCGCCAGCTCATCTTGCTGACGCTGGGCAAAGTGAAGGACCTCCAGGTGGTGGGAGAATTTGGTGTCGGCCGCGCCGGCCTCGATTTCTGTCTCCGCGAGAAGCCCGACCTGCTGGTCGTCGATCTCATGTTGCCGGACATGAACGGCATCGAAGTGGCGCGCGAAGTGCGCCGCGCGTTGCCCGAAATCAAAATTCTCGTGATCACCGCGCACCCGAGCGACCGCCTGCCGGCGGACCTCATGGCGATCGGCGTGAACGGTTACGTGGATAAGACCGAGCCGATCGACTATGTGCTCAGCGCCGTCGACACGGTGCGCAACGGCGGGATGTTCTTTGCCAGCCGCGTGCGTGCGCGCGGCGGTGCCGGTGGCGCATTGCCAGCGGCTCGGCCTTCTATCCCGGTGCCGCTCACCGAGCGGGAGCAGGAAATTGCCCGCCTCGTGGCGGCGGGCCAGATGTCCAAGGAGATCGCCGCGAAGCTCAATCTCAGCGTCCGCACGGTGGAGAAGCACCGCGCGAACATCATGGAAAAGATTGGCGTGCGCGAAGTCGCGAGCCTCACCCGCTGGTGCATTCAGGCGGGTTTGCTCGATACCTGAGCGGGCGACGGTAAACGGGGTTCGCGGCTGGCCGCGGACTCAGGCGATGCGGCGCGCCGCCGTTGCGGTGTCGACGGCGCCGGCGGCGAACTCGCGCAGCGGATCCGCCGCGGCGTTGAACGCATCACCGATCCACTCGATGTCGTCGGGCCGCAGTATGTCATCGCCGGGGCCGAGCAGCCGTTCCTCGAACGCGGCCATGCGTTCCCACAAGGCCTGCTCCCCGATGATGTGGGCGTTGCTCTTCAGGCTGTGCACCATCCGGTGCTGGGTGCGCCGATCGCTGGTCGCCAGTTGCGCGAGCAACTCGGGGTACTCCTTGAGGAAGGTCCGCACGAGCTGACGCACATTCTGTTCGCCCAGGAGGGAAACAAGATTGGTGAGTTCGCGATTCAGCGGCCCGGGCATGGTGCCTACGGGATCAACAGGACTCGAAGGCGCCAATCGAAAACAACCGCCCAAGCATGGGTACTTTCCAGTGGGGCCTTGCTGCGGCGTAGGGGCATTTCCGAAGCGAGCGTAGGTCAGCCGGGCAGGTTGATCTCGCCCCGCAAATAGAGTCGGGTCGCGCCGGCGATGCGGACGCGATTCAGCTCAGGAGCGACTTCGCACCAGAGCTCGCCGCCGCGCGGGGAAA comes from the Opitutus sp. ER46 genome and includes:
- a CDS encoding LysR substrate-binding domain-containing protein; its protein translation is MELHQLRYFLAVTRTHNFCRAADQCHVAQPSLSQQIMKLEDELGERLFERTKREVRLTAAGELLREHAERVLEEVELARDKVREVRGLVRGRVALGALPTVAPYFLPPRLREFSRRHPGIEIEVHEDTTAQLAAAVLAKEIDVAVVSLPIERAGLVAEELFTEDLLVALPRRHALATRRELQVDDLEKETFILLKEGHCLAGQALQFCRLSGFSPQVSFRTAQIETILCFVAAGWGISIVPRMACAGRARGIVYRPVAGLTRPIGVIHREGRPLTHAARALVAFFRERLEETPAGRSTRAIEPRTAGRRERPARAR
- a CDS encoding histidine kinase, with translation MNSLRARPKSPRVESPTPRRPLKLAVPFVLQALVWIALTVASAAQVTFGGFEEWPEALRFAAANWLPWALLTPIVVWYSHRFPIERGHLRRSIPAHALGAIACVSLILWMSSTFTFMQRPPRRFGDQRFWPRERGLVISGRAPAPAVPGNPAPAGNATITSANKATDVARPDTSENRADAARPAGPLVGDDTPSAPPFRPEGDAGPGGPPPEGLRLFGPGMPPERFGQRLTFWRLVIGPGGRRANVDAAIYLIIVAAAHALAFYRRAQERDRHAAALAAGLNRAKLDALRLQLQPHFLFNTLNAISTLVHRDADAADNLIGDLSDLLRLSLQTTDHQVPLARELELLGRYLAIEQTRLGDRLRLVREIAPDTAAALVPTFVLQPLVENAIRHGIEPRLAPGTITVQARRVGERLHLSVRDDGVGLGQTGSASRRGIGISNTEARLQALHGDAAQLVISTPAGGGVEVEITLPFSTTPPAPTADVPPAQT
- a CDS encoding LytTR family DNA-binding domain-containing protein codes for the protein MNLTAILVDDEPLARERVRTLLAAEPDITLLAECANGPEAVAACRRQAPDLLFLDVQMPEMDGFAVLRALGTPLPLVIFTTAFDEHAVRAFEAQALDYLLKPFKPARFKAAVARAREQLSHRQPEAITRQLLSLLETRSEAPATHVTRLAVRDRDRVRFVKTSEIDWLEASGNYIVIHAGRENHVLRETLTALESQLSPKEFLRLSRSAMVNLDRIRQVEPAFNNEHVVVLTDGTRLPLTRGLRELQDRLRFS
- a CDS encoding metallophosphoesterase, yielding MLSRFSRFGAVFVCICALIARAVAATATVVVLHTNDLHDHVRSGQDQQGGLPWISAYVKQLRAERSDVILLDAGDVSEKGDMVSARTDSVIMYEAMRRIGYDAVTIGNHDCDVGFDRARKYQEALGQAFLNCSLFNPDGTAAFAPTRILTVGQLKIGIIGAMTPWKRDSLNEAEIGAAIHRHALELRPKVQLLIALCHEGSKVCTKWSRQAPEVDVFVSAHTHELLEHPVIVPGTGARIVQAGRYGQHVGRLDLTVDLEQRKIVAARDEIVPLPHATSPVDAAMLAWVRAREQKVCPEAARMLVEHNADHLAAAKVAALGAEAVRRAAKADLGFCGAERGVRSPIYPGPLDVNAVFCSVGMGGELMAAELTGAEITAYLTSLQQRDQEQTNWAGFKAKRGKGGAWTTNLEPAKKYRVAFSKLEWNTRFLRAVDRERAADSPATHPLLARKFKAKAGKTDLTLALSDYIAGLNSAHTSLARRAEELVAAGKLD
- a CDS encoding catalase: MHLTTTSGAPVADNQNSLTAGPRGPVLLQDFHLLEKLANFNRERIPERVVHAKGSGAYGTLTITQDISRYSRARLFSQVGKQAEVFLRFSTVAGERGAADAERDVRGFALKIYTEEGNWDIVGNNTPVFFVRDPLKFPDFIHTQKRDPQTNLRSATAAWDFWSLSPETLHQVTILMSDRGLPRNFREMHGFGSHTYSFINAIGERYWVKFHFKSLQGVTYYTDQEAADLVGRDRESAQADLFHAIAKGNFPRWRFCVQLMPEKDAETYHVNPFDLTKVWPHADYPLIEVGILELNRNPQNYFAEVEQAAFTPANVVPGIGHSPDKMLQARIFSYGDAHRYRIGVNFGALPVNAPRCPVFHYQRDGAMRFDGNGGGSVNYEPNSFNGPKECPAAAEPPLKLTGEADRHNHRLGNDDFTQAGNLFRLMTPDQQQRLFGNIGRSMAGVPQEIQLRAVCNFFRADPAYGLGVAKALELDISEFVKAAAAHAGGRPSSAQPPATGPAAPHA